A portion of the Rhodopseudomonas sp. BAL398 genome contains these proteins:
- a CDS encoding LysR family transcriptional regulator, with amino-acid sequence MDRIGVMRLFVRIVERGSFAQAARDLQIPRPTATHAIQRLEAELGVRLLERTTRHVRPTLDGALYHERCIRLPADLDEVENVFRNAEPKGPLRVDMQGTLARFFVLPALPGFIARYPGISLNLSEGDRMVDLVTEGIDCVVRAGALSDSSLIGRCIAAFEQLTLASPDYLQRHGVPSTPDDLGGHRMVAYSASATGQPYPMEFAKDGRILEIPLPHDVIVRGAEIYTAAGVAGLGLIQVPRYRVNHQIAAGALVPLLENFPPPAIEVSVLYPQSRHLSSRVRVFIDWLTDVFRTAQAQDQ; translated from the coding sequence ATGGATCGCATCGGCGTCATGCGCCTGTTCGTCAGGATCGTTGAGCGCGGCAGCTTCGCTCAGGCCGCGCGAGACCTGCAGATCCCGCGTCCGACCGCGACCCATGCCATTCAGCGCCTGGAGGCGGAGCTTGGCGTTCGTCTGCTCGAAAGGACCACCAGACATGTCAGGCCGACGCTCGATGGCGCGCTCTACCACGAACGCTGCATCAGGCTGCCGGCCGATCTCGATGAGGTGGAGAACGTATTCAGGAACGCCGAACCCAAGGGGCCGCTCCGCGTCGATATGCAGGGAACGCTTGCGCGGTTTTTTGTGCTGCCGGCGCTACCCGGATTCATCGCGCGTTATCCTGGCATTTCGCTGAACCTCAGCGAAGGCGACCGGATGGTCGACCTTGTCACCGAGGGGATCGATTGCGTCGTGCGCGCGGGCGCGCTCTCCGACTCGTCCCTGATCGGCCGCTGCATTGCCGCGTTCGAGCAGCTGACACTGGCGAGCCCGGATTATCTGCAGCGCCATGGCGTGCCGTCGACGCCGGACGATCTAGGTGGTCATCGGATGGTCGCCTATTCGGCCTCGGCCACGGGGCAACCCTATCCGATGGAATTCGCGAAAGACGGTCGAATCCTGGAGATTCCGCTGCCCCATGACGTCATCGTCCGGGGCGCCGAAATCTACACCGCTGCGGGCGTCGCCGGGTTGGGATTGATTCAGGTCCCGCGCTATCGCGTCAACCACCAGATCGCCGCCGGCGCGCTTGTGCCGCTGCTGGAGAATTTCCCGCCGCCGGCAATCGAGGTCTCCGTGCTCTATCCGCAAAGCAGGCATCTGTCCTCGCGCGTCAGAGTGTTTATCGACTGGCTGACGGATGTGTTTCGAACCGCACAGGCGCAGGATCAATGA
- a CDS encoding AraC family transcriptional regulator: MFCTIIRDTRGVALGQSQRFNFFPAAPLCSIAWVLAGDCHLIDHPGQMEQPWTGEKAPALSVYGPQLGPLVSWNPGETYGVSISFYPDAFCTMTGLDLSQFSGRMMQAEEILPERLLLSCRNFADAARRHGVEGSLPTLEGELQDIWLGARPAGIGTMRSIEDWSRHLLRRAAMTGLGRSTRQTARRIRSWTGLSQRDIQGLGHTEQLYAKLHEAMQKDDVDWAQLAAATGFADQAHMIRQMRRHTGLTPEQLRHRARHHEALWAYRLLEQYFTIPDAR, from the coding sequence GTGTTCTGCACGATCATTCGCGATACCAGAGGCGTCGCGCTCGGCCAGTCGCAACGCTTCAATTTCTTCCCGGCGGCGCCGCTCTGTAGTATCGCCTGGGTGCTCGCCGGTGACTGCCATCTGATCGATCATCCGGGGCAGATGGAGCAGCCCTGGACGGGGGAAAAAGCGCCAGCCCTGTCGGTCTACGGGCCACAACTCGGGCCATTGGTCAGCTGGAATCCCGGCGAGACCTACGGGGTCTCCATCTCATTCTATCCGGACGCGTTTTGCACGATGACGGGGCTCGATCTGAGCCAATTCAGCGGACGCATGATGCAGGCCGAAGAGATCTTGCCGGAGCGGCTTCTGCTGTCCTGCCGCAATTTCGCCGATGCCGCTCGACGACACGGTGTCGAAGGCAGCTTGCCAACTCTTGAGGGCGAACTCCAGGACATCTGGCTAGGCGCACGGCCTGCCGGGATCGGGACGATGAGATCGATAGAAGACTGGAGCAGACATCTGTTACGCCGAGCCGCCATGACCGGTCTTGGACGCAGCACGCGGCAGACCGCACGGCGCATCAGGTCGTGGACCGGCCTCAGCCAGAGGGACATCCAGGGCCTCGGGCACACCGAGCAGCTCTATGCCAAATTGCACGAGGCGATGCAGAAGGACGATGTCGATTGGGCGCAGCTCGCCGCGGCGACGGGATTTGCCGATCAAGCGCACATGATCAGACAGATGCGACGGCATACCGGCCTCACGCCGGAGCAACTTCGGCACCGTGCCAGACATCATGAAGCGCTGTGGGCCTATCGCCTGCTCGAACAATATTTCACGATACCGGATGCTCGCTAG
- a CDS encoding response regulator, which yields MRTNLDARILLVEDDVEMASMLASMLAEHGFQTVTAGSAPEMDRVLNAEDVALVVLDVMLPGEDGLSICRRLRHATTTPILMLTALGDDVDRIVGLEFGADDYVTKPFNSRELVARIKSLLRRASYDASHRLAGGDVMAFAGWRINATTRQLRSPDGALVSMTTAEFDVLLAFCRNPGQVLSRERLLTLTHAGLAGPVERSIDVHVSRVRAKIEPNQREPTLIKTVRLGGYQFTPDVEAI from the coding sequence ATGCGCACCAATCTCGACGCCCGGATTCTCCTGGTTGAAGACGACGTTGAAATGGCGTCGATGCTGGCGTCGATGCTGGCCGAGCATGGGTTTCAGACGGTCACTGCGGGGTCAGCACCAGAGATGGATCGCGTTCTCAATGCCGAGGACGTGGCTTTGGTGGTGCTGGATGTGATGCTGCCGGGGGAAGACGGGTTAAGCATCTGTCGGCGGCTGCGTCATGCGACGACGACTCCGATCTTGATGCTGACCGCGCTCGGCGACGATGTCGACAGGATCGTTGGGCTGGAATTCGGCGCGGACGACTACGTCACCAAGCCGTTCAACTCGCGCGAGCTGGTGGCACGCATCAAGAGTCTGCTTCGACGCGCTTCCTACGACGCCAGCCACCGCTTGGCCGGTGGCGATGTGATGGCGTTCGCCGGCTGGCGGATCAACGCGACCACGCGGCAGCTGCGAAGTCCCGACGGCGCACTGGTTTCGATGACCACGGCTGAGTTCGACGTTCTCCTCGCCTTCTGCCGAAATCCCGGCCAGGTGCTGTCGCGCGAACGGCTGCTGACGCTGACGCATGCGGGTCTCGCCGGGCCGGTCGAGCGAAGCATCGACGTGCATGTCAGCCGTGTGCGCGCGAAGATCGAACCCAATCAACGCGAGCCGACGCTGATCAAGACCGTACGACTGGGCGGGTATCAATTCACCCCGGACGTCGAGGCAATCTGA
- a CDS encoding SDR family oxidoreductase gives MTTETNRVAIVTGSSRGIGAAIARRLARDGLTVIVNYAGSANAAAKLVDEIEQAGGRAISCQADVSDPHAVARMFGSAEAAYGGVDVLVNNAGIMKLAPVAQTEDAMFDQTIAVNLKGTFNGMREAAKRLRDGGRIVSFSSSVVGLYQPSYGVYAATKAAVEALTHILAKELGPRGITVNTVAPGPVATDLFLGGKDQATIDRIKQMNPFGRLGEVDDIANVVSLLVGPDGGWINGQTVRANGGVI, from the coding sequence ATGACCACGGAAACCAACAGGGTCGCGATCGTCACCGGGTCGTCTCGCGGCATCGGAGCCGCGATCGCCCGACGGCTGGCGCGCGACGGCCTGACAGTCATCGTCAACTATGCGGGCAGCGCCAATGCCGCCGCCAAGCTGGTCGATGAGATCGAGCAGGCGGGGGGACGCGCCATCTCCTGCCAAGCCGATGTCAGCGATCCGCACGCCGTCGCGCGCATGTTCGGTTCGGCGGAAGCTGCCTATGGCGGTGTCGACGTGCTGGTGAACAATGCCGGCATCATGAAGCTGGCGCCGGTCGCCCAGACCGAGGACGCGATGTTCGACCAGACCATCGCGGTCAATCTCAAGGGCACGTTCAACGGCATGCGCGAAGCCGCAAAGCGGCTGCGCGACGGCGGCAGGATCGTAAGCTTTTCGTCGAGCGTCGTCGGCCTCTATCAACCGAGCTACGGCGTCTATGCGGCCACCAAGGCCGCGGTCGAAGCGCTCACCCATATCCTTGCCAAGGAGCTGGGACCGCGCGGCATCACCGTCAACACGGTGGCGCCAGGCCCGGTCGCGACAGATCTGTTTCTGGGCGGAAAGGACCAGGCGACGATCGATCGCATCAAGCAGATGAACCCGTTTGGCCGCCTCGGCGAGGTCGATGACATCGCCAATGTGGTCTCGCTGCTGGTCGGGCCGGATGGCGGTTGGATCAACGGCCAGACTGTGCGCGCGAACGGCGGCGTCATTTGA
- a CDS encoding TetR/AcrR family transcriptional regulator, which translates to MPEADIASDRPDGLRERKRRETFDRIAKTGLRLFIENGFEATTLDAIAAAAGISRRTFFYYFKSKEEVLLAQEGSGFSQALRTAMLEQSPDQAPIDAARECLLTLASRYETKESVIVDRLLRSTEALRARKEALFVDMERTLEGAMGEMWTAPSQRETHRVVAMMAIGTLRLALDDWRREDGRHPLAYYLRRTFALLQRQS; encoded by the coding sequence GTGCCAGAAGCAGATATCGCGTCAGACCGGCCGGACGGCCTGCGCGAGCGCAAGCGGCGCGAGACGTTCGACCGGATCGCGAAGACGGGACTGCGCCTGTTCATCGAAAATGGATTCGAGGCCACGACGCTAGACGCGATCGCGGCAGCGGCGGGCATCTCGCGCAGAACCTTCTTCTATTATTTCAAATCGAAGGAGGAGGTGTTGCTGGCCCAGGAGGGCAGCGGCTTCTCGCAAGCGCTGCGCACCGCGATGCTTGAGCAATCGCCGGATCAGGCTCCGATCGATGCGGCGCGCGAATGCCTTCTCACGCTGGCATCGCGGTACGAGACGAAGGAGTCGGTCATCGTCGACAGGCTGCTGCGATCCACCGAAGCGCTGCGCGCCCGCAAGGAAGCCCTGTTCGTCGACATGGAACGGACCCTGGAAGGTGCGATGGGCGAAATGTGGACGGCGCCGTCACAGCGCGAGACGCATCGCGTAGTCGCGATGATGGCGATCGGGACGCTGCGTCTAGCCCTGGATGACTGGCGCAGAGAGGACGGCCGGCACCCGCTGGCATATTACCTGCGGCGGACTTTCGCCCTTCTCCAAAGGCAGTCCTGA
- a CDS encoding SDR family NAD(P)-dependent oxidoreductase: MTKRFNDRVVVITGGTDGIGLTAAKSFAAEGAHVYITGRRQKRLDEALAEIGSGAVGVQGDVSDLADLDRLYAQISRDHGRVDVVFANAGVSESATVGSIEEDHFDRVFAINVKGTVFTVQKALPLMSAGGAIILAGSGAGSKGFANLSIYSATKAAIRSLARTWTTDLKSRGIRVNVVSPGMVMTPAMQTYLQNNAGIEEWMQQTIPFGRLGQTEDVAKAVLFLASAESSFVGGEELLVDGGFVAV; the protein is encoded by the coding sequence ATGACGAAGCGATTTAACGACAGGGTTGTGGTGATCACGGGCGGAACGGACGGGATTGGTTTGACGGCAGCCAAGTCATTCGCGGCGGAGGGCGCCCATGTTTATATCACGGGGCGTCGCCAAAAGCGTTTGGACGAGGCACTCGCGGAAATCGGCAGCGGTGCCGTTGGTGTGCAAGGAGATGTCAGTGACCTTGCCGACCTCGACAGGCTGTACGCTCAAATATCGCGCGATCATGGGCGCGTGGACGTGGTTTTCGCTAACGCTGGCGTGTCCGAGTCCGCAACGGTCGGCAGCATTGAGGAAGACCATTTCGACCGCGTATTTGCGATCAATGTCAAAGGCACGGTCTTTACCGTGCAGAAGGCTCTGCCACTGATGTCTGCTGGCGGTGCCATTATACTAGCTGGGTCGGGCGCCGGCAGCAAAGGCTTTGCCAACCTGTCCATCTATAGCGCTACAAAGGCGGCTATCCGCTCTCTGGCACGGACGTGGACGACCGACCTGAAAAGCCGAGGCATCCGGGTGAACGTTGTGTCTCCAGGCATGGTCATGACCCCAGCCATGCAGACCTATCTGCAGAACAATGCCGGCATTGAAGAATGGATGCAGCAGACGATCCCGTTCGGTAGGCTCGGCCAGACGGAAGACGTTGCCAAGGCGGTGCTGTTTCTCGCATCTGCCGAAAGCAGCTTCGTCGGTGGCGAGGAACTGTTGGTCGATGGTGGCTTCGTAGCAGTCTGA
- a CDS encoding SDR family NAD(P)-dependent oxidoreductase, whose product MNIALSAIIIRTQCKTTDRRQHATNEDLVHHRNVERLRPHLGRSGAQAWRQGRGNRARSQTLDDLVDTYGDAVLTMPLDVTDRRAVFDAVAQGHRHFGRLDVILCCAGYGYMSAIEEIEPAEAHANIETNVFGTLSVIQAALPLLRAQGSGHILTMSSIGGVASFPTAGIYGATKFAVEALTESLAGEVAGFGIKTTMIEPGSFATGFGSAIKAAPTMEVYDDLRRTVRAGFKPEMTGDPAAAAAAILKLVDADEPPLRLILGDWLLPMLKDIYQKRIATWESWADVSNAAQGIDAG is encoded by the coding sequence TTGAATATCGCACTGAGTGCGATTATTATTCGCACTCAGTGCAAAACCACCGATAGGCGACAACATGCCACAAATGAAGATCTGGTTCATCACCGGAACGTCGAGCGGCTTCGGCCGCATCTGGGCCGAAGCGGCGCTCAGGCGTGGCGACAAGGTCGTGGCAACCGCGCGCGATCTCAGACGCTTGACGATCTCGTCGACACCTATGGCGACGCCGTTTTGACGATGCCGCTCGATGTTACCGATCGCCGCGCGGTGTTCGACGCGGTCGCGCAGGGGCACCGCCACTTTGGCCGCCTCGACGTGATCCTGTGCTGCGCGGGCTACGGCTATATGAGCGCGATCGAGGAGATCGAGCCTGCCGAAGCGCACGCGAACATCGAAACGAACGTGTTCGGAACGCTCTCCGTCATCCAGGCGGCGCTGCCGCTTCTGCGCGCGCAGGGCAGCGGTCATATTCTGACGATGTCGAGCATCGGCGGCGTCGCCAGCTTTCCGACCGCCGGGATCTACGGCGCCACCAAGTTCGCCGTGGAGGCGCTGACGGAGTCGCTAGCCGGCGAAGTGGCCGGGTTTGGCATCAAGACCACGATGATCGAACCGGGAAGCTTTGCCACAGGCTTCGGTTCTGCGATCAAGGCCGCGCCGACCATGGAGGTTTACGACGATCTGCGGCGCACCGTCAGGGCGGGATTCAAGCCCGAGATGACGGGCGATCCCGCCGCAGCCGCCGCCGCCATCCTCAAGCTGGTGGACGCGGACGAGCCGCCGCTCCGCCTCATCCTCGGTGACTGGCTGCTGCCGATGCTGAAGGACATCTATCAGAAGCGCATCGCAACCTGGGAAAGTTGGGCTGACGTGTCTAACGCCGCGCAGGGCATCGATGCTGGCTAG
- a CDS encoding tautomerase family protein yields MPFANFKVPEAALSRAQKEEIVHRTTAMLVEYFSEAARAHTMVLIEEIKDGGYARADEVFVIPAEYRAKD; encoded by the coding sequence ATGCCGTTCGCCAATTTCAAGGTGCCGGAGGCCGCGCTGAGCCGTGCCCAGAAGGAGGAGATCGTCCATCGCACCACCGCGATGCTGGTCGAGTATTTCTCCGAAGCCGCCCGAGCGCACACCATGGTGTTGATCGAAGAGATCAAGGACGGCGGCTATGCACGCGCCGACGAGGTGTTCGTGATTCCTGCGGAATATCGAGCCAAAGACTGA
- a CDS encoding MipA/OmpV family protein, with protein MSSKTKSFVQLGKRIPIAAIGAFLILVAAARVVDAQTAVTTPATDTKNDSSAIYGFLRSWNVVLGPSAMLVPKYEGADAFRVLPIPLASAHYGRVSVDSRGVTLNVFSPGDFSFDLRGGYELGRYESDSDDLKGLGDIGFAGVVGGIASYNLGPVKFYGSLDRTIGGSEGLVARFGVNATHTYDRFTLSAGVSATWADDKYMRAYFGVTPEQSARSGLSTFNANAGFKRADFTTSTTYMISEHWLVRGQAGVGYLLGDAANSPIVKDKLQPSGMLSIGYKF; from the coding sequence ATGTCATCCAAAACGAAATCTTTCGTACAGTTAGGAAAACGCATCCCTATTGCGGCCATAGGGGCATTTCTCATCCTGGTCGCCGCCGCGCGGGTGGTGGATGCGCAGACCGCGGTAACCACTCCTGCCACAGATACGAAGAACGATTCTTCAGCTATCTATGGCTTTCTCAGAAGCTGGAACGTCGTTCTCGGTCCGAGCGCCATGTTAGTGCCGAAATATGAGGGCGCGGACGCGTTTAGAGTTTTGCCGATCCCCCTTGCATCTGCCCACTACGGCCGTGTTTCCGTCGATTCGCGCGGCGTGACGCTGAATGTCTTCTCTCCCGGCGATTTCAGCTTTGATCTCCGGGGAGGTTACGAGCTTGGGCGCTATGAAAGCGATTCAGACGACCTGAAGGGGCTGGGCGACATCGGCTTCGCTGGCGTCGTTGGCGGCATCGCTTCCTACAACCTGGGACCGGTGAAATTTTACGGTTCGCTTGATCGAACAATCGGCGGCAGCGAAGGGTTGGTGGCCAGGTTCGGCGTTAACGCCACCCATACATACGACCGTTTCACCTTGAGTGCCGGCGTTTCGGCGACCTGGGCGGACGACAAGTATATGCGGGCATATTTCGGTGTGACACCGGAGCAATCGGCGCGGTCAGGGCTGTCCACCTTCAACGCGAACGCAGGCTTCAAACGCGCGGATTTCACGACTTCCACCACCTACATGATCTCGGAGCACTGGCTGGTTCGGGGACAGGCGGGTGTCGGCTATCTCCTTGGCGACGCGGCCAATAGCCCGATCGTCAAGGACAAACTCCAGCCCTCGGGCATGCTGTCGATCGGCTACAAATTCTAG
- a CDS encoding TetR/AcrR family transcriptional regulator produces the protein MANEIPLRADAQRNRDRILAAAEEVFREKGAGVSLDDVAKRAGVGIGTLYRRFPTREDLLAAAYNARFLAVAENSRAREAELDPANALRAYLEELVQYTNVYRGFAASLGIVLQIGTDGCLATSEEGTRLLENAQNAGAVRSDISFDDMVCVATAISLATERKSSPQAHIVRLVDVFMNGIGTG, from the coding sequence TTGGCTAACGAAATTCCATTGCGAGCCGATGCGCAGCGAAATCGGGATCGAATCCTGGCGGCAGCAGAGGAAGTCTTTCGCGAGAAAGGCGCAGGCGTCTCACTGGACGACGTCGCAAAGCGTGCTGGGGTCGGGATCGGGACCCTCTACCGACGCTTTCCGACGCGAGAAGACCTCTTGGCCGCAGCATACAATGCCAGATTCTTGGCAGTTGCTGAGAATAGTCGTGCAAGAGAAGCCGAGCTTGATCCCGCCAACGCCCTGCGTGCCTATCTTGAAGAACTCGTCCAATATACGAATGTCTATCGTGGTTTTGCCGCGTCACTCGGGATCGTTCTACAGATTGGGACGGACGGATGTCTCGCAACCAGCGAGGAAGGCACTCGGCTCCTGGAAAACGCGCAGAATGCTGGGGCAGTTCGATCTGATATCAGCTTCGACGACATGGTCTGCGTCGCCACAGCAATCTCGCTTGCCACGGAGCGGAAGAGTTCACCGCAAGCCCACATCGTCCGTTTGGTGGACGTATTCATGAATGGAATTGGTACGGGCTGA
- a CDS encoding glutathione S-transferase family protein, whose amino-acid sequence MGALIDGRWTTDRDEIENGTYQRKPTSFRHQISNEPGAKYPAEPGRYHLYVSLACPWACRTLMVRKLKKLEDVISVTIVHPDMMENGWTFGDTPEPINGFRFLHEVYVAALPSYSGHVTVPVLWDRKTGTIVNNESAEIIRMMNSAFDSCGDASVDLYPAALAGEIDALNAVVYETVNNGVYRAGFAASQAAYQDAVWKLFKTLDDLETRLARQRYLMGAAFTEADVRLFTTGVRFDLVYYTHFKCNVKHWWDYPNLDNWLRDIYQMPGIAETVDLDHIKRHYYFSQRWVNPSGIVAAGPSIDLRKAHDRHRFAQ is encoded by the coding sequence ATGGGCGCACTGATCGATGGACGCTGGACGACCGATCGCGACGAGATCGAGAACGGGACGTACCAGCGCAAGCCGACATCCTTTCGGCATCAGATCTCCAACGAGCCCGGCGCCAAATATCCCGCGGAGCCTGGACGCTACCACCTCTATGTCTCGCTCGCCTGCCCCTGGGCATGCCGGACGCTGATGGTGCGCAAACTGAAAAAGCTCGAGGACGTCATCTCCGTCACCATCGTCCATCCCGACATGATGGAGAACGGCTGGACCTTCGGAGACACCCCCGAGCCGATCAATGGTTTTCGCTTCCTCCACGAGGTCTATGTCGCCGCACTGCCCAGCTATTCCGGCCATGTCACCGTTCCGGTGCTCTGGGATCGCAAGACCGGCACGATCGTCAACAACGAGTCGGCCGAGATCATCCGCATGATGAACAGCGCGTTCGATAGCTGCGGCGATGCCTCGGTCGATCTCTATCCTGCAGCGCTCGCGGGCGAGATCGATGCGCTCAACGCGGTGGTGTACGAGACCGTGAACAACGGCGTCTATCGCGCCGGCTTCGCTGCCTCACAAGCCGCCTATCAGGACGCCGTTTGGAAGTTGTTCAAGACCCTGGATGACCTCGAAACCCGGCTGGCGCGCCAACGCTATCTGATGGGCGCCGCCTTCACCGAAGCCGACGTCCGGCTGTTCACCACCGGCGTCCGCTTCGACCTAGTCTATTACACCCACTTCAAATGCAACGTGAAGCACTGGTGGGACTATCCCAATTTGGATAACTGGCTCCGTGACATATACCAGATGCCCGGGATCGCGGAGACGGTCGATCTCGACCACATCAAGCGCCACTATTATTTCAGCCAGCGCTGGGTGAACCCTTCCGGCATCGTCGCGGCGGGGCCGTCGATCGACCTTCGCAAAGCGCATGATCGTCATCGGTTCGCGCAATAG
- a CDS encoding ATP-binding protein — protein MNFFARFRSCPIQRQIKVLAIWHVVAVGFVVAAVEIFAPGVTIASATVNRIVMVVAQMQSARTPEEAAKTLADVARTGPSVEIVPVADLEGPSGSEPSDAQSRILRELPSKLEAVWREHTSGALHDVVVVRLDSDRALAFGLPPPAVFWLRESPTLFLMKVMAVVGPVILLWFYANRAISAPLLRFAAAASKYHLDRTVRRPFAEEGAEEMVLLARALNDMRARVHAMIDDRTRMLRAISHDLRTPLTRLKLRAERCSELNLREALLRDIVGINDMIEETLAYLSNEVSMEKLEKADLPSLLETVCVSFSNIGFDVTYLGPQRLAHVCKPRALARIVTNLVDNGTKFAGKVTVSLLPETNGAVRIDVSDNGPGLPSELKAKVLEPFYKADAARPAGNRSGFGLGLSIVDELVRSCGGTLTLLDAEPSGLIVRLQMPAMLAIVTAPERPERSPNPGERWLLPRPHDDAQSTPGNADIDGRENKIDRSSV, from the coding sequence ATGAACTTTTTCGCGCGCTTCCGCTCGTGTCCTATCCAACGCCAGATCAAGGTGTTGGCCATCTGGCATGTCGTTGCCGTTGGTTTCGTGGTTGCTGCTGTCGAGATTTTTGCCCCTGGCGTAACTATTGCCAGCGCGACGGTGAATCGAATCGTGATGGTTGTCGCGCAGATGCAATCCGCCAGAACGCCGGAAGAAGCAGCAAAGACGCTCGCCGACGTCGCGCGGACGGGGCCTTCGGTCGAGATTGTCCCAGTTGCGGACCTCGAGGGACCTTCGGGTTCGGAGCCATCGGACGCCCAGAGCCGCATCCTTCGTGAATTGCCGAGCAAGCTCGAAGCGGTGTGGCGAGAGCACACGTCCGGCGCCTTGCATGACGTTGTGGTTGTAAGACTCGACAGCGACCGGGCACTCGCCTTCGGGTTACCGCCGCCCGCCGTCTTCTGGTTGAGAGAGAGCCCAACTCTCTTCTTAATGAAGGTTATGGCGGTCGTCGGGCCGGTCATCCTGCTCTGGTTCTACGCCAATAGGGCGATCAGTGCGCCGCTATTGCGGTTCGCTGCGGCAGCTAGCAAATATCACCTGGACCGAACCGTCAGGCGTCCCTTCGCGGAGGAGGGCGCCGAGGAGATGGTATTGCTGGCCCGCGCTCTCAACGATATGCGTGCCCGCGTACACGCCATGATAGATGACCGCACGCGCATGTTGCGTGCAATCAGCCATGATTTGCGAACACCGCTTACGCGTCTGAAGCTTCGTGCTGAACGCTGTTCTGAGCTCAACTTACGCGAAGCCTTGCTGCGGGATATCGTCGGCATCAACGACATGATTGAAGAGACGCTGGCCTACCTGAGCAACGAAGTCAGCATGGAGAAGCTGGAGAAGGCCGATCTTCCAAGTTTGCTGGAAACGGTCTGTGTCAGTTTCAGCAATATCGGGTTCGACGTGACTTATCTAGGGCCACAACGCTTGGCCCACGTCTGCAAACCACGGGCTCTCGCTCGGATAGTGACTAACCTCGTCGACAACGGCACCAAATTTGCGGGCAAGGTGACGGTGAGCCTTTTGCCGGAAACCAATGGTGCCGTGCGGATCGACGTTTCCGACAACGGCCCTGGCTTGCCTTCCGAGCTGAAAGCGAAAGTGCTCGAACCCTTTTACAAGGCGGACGCGGCGCGCCCGGCGGGGAATCGGAGCGGGTTTGGGCTTGGTTTGTCCATAGTGGATGAATTGGTGCGCAGTTGCGGTGGCACCCTCACATTGCTCGATGCCGAACCGAGTGGGCTGATCGTCCGCCTGCAGATGCCGGCAATGCTCGCCATCGTCACCGCCCCCGAAAGGCCAGAGCGATCGCCAAATCCCGGGGAGAGATGGCTCCTGCCACGTCCCCATGATGATGCTCAGAGCACCCCTGGGAACGCCGATATCGACGGGCGGGAGAATAAGATCGATCGGAGCAGCGTTTAA
- a CDS encoding DoxX family protein, with translation MDSPAQNEPRLLIPALASFYAAAKPVAYALLRVAFGLTIVTHGVPKLLGIGHGSMADPMGASINLIGKVLHLPLAPQLATFVALLETFGGLAIALGLATRLVAPMLAVQMAVISAALAPTYPWIDRGIEYPLMLGFIALLISIHGGGRYSIDRRIGHEL, from the coding sequence ATGGACAGCCCGGCGCAGAACGAACCGCGCCTGCTGATCCCGGCGCTCGCATCGTTTTATGCCGCTGCCAAGCCTGTCGCCTATGCGCTGCTTCGCGTCGCCTTTGGCCTGACGATCGTCACCCACGGCGTGCCGAAATTGCTGGGGATTGGCCACGGTTCAATGGCCGATCCGATGGGGGCCTCGATCAACCTGATCGGCAAGGTCCTGCACCTGCCTCTGGCGCCGCAGCTCGCGACCTTCGTCGCTCTGCTCGAGACCTTCGGGGGGCTGGCGATCGCGCTCGGCCTGGCCACCCGCCTTGTTGCGCCGATGCTGGCGGTGCAGATGGCAGTCATCAGCGCAGCGTTGGCACCAACCTATCCGTGGATCGACCGAGGCATCGAATACCCGCTGATGCTCGGCTTTATCGCCCTGTTGATCTCCATCCACGGCGGCGGGCGCTATTCGATCGATCGACGCATCGGCCACGAATTGTGA